In Solenopsis invicta isolate M01_SB chromosome 9, UNIL_Sinv_3.0, whole genome shotgun sequence, the sequence CCCGGTAATAAACATATCTGTATTGAGATGGTGGTCGTACGTGTGAACGGCTACAACCACATCCGTTCAGGGCGTGTGGTATAGAATTTCCAATATTGGATACACTCGCATCGTATGAAGGCGGATGATATCTATCACGACATCTTCGCCGTGCGATCGATGACGCAATAATTGGCGTCTTTTATCTTCCAAAAATCATTGATTGTGCATACGTTTATATAAcgtattataattaacttttgaaaaaataagcgtcattattttttctccattttgTTTACCTTTTGTTCTTTCTATGTCTCCTTAAAACAAGAATcgtaaacgttattttatattttattgcattattttgtaaaaatatttataataaaatatgcacatagaaagaaaagttttgctgaagtatcgaaaaatttagatattggtttgaaagtaattttattggaccatcaaaataattatgtaggacactcAAGAATAAATAATGCTGTAAAGTATTGACGTTTTAGTAGCTTGAGCATTCTATTATTgatcatatatataattttgacgaCCTATAACAAAGTTACTTTGAGACctatatttagctaaatttaaaaattttttagcaaaacgGTTTTTGCGTAAATATCTGTATTATATCCGTAAATATCTTGTTCTTTTAAGATTGCATCTTAAATATTCGTACGGCCGGTCTCTGAACACAAAACTCGCGTATTCTGCTTAACGAGAGTGGATAATGAGAATAGCAAGATGAAACAAAGGCCTTGTCGTCGGACCACGAAAAGAGGCGGGCAAAATATGAAGGTCCGGGCTGAGCAAAAGGAGTTTCAAGCGAGAAAAATGATACTTTTCATACCGGAAAATAAAACGAGTCATTCAATGAAGTGGTCGTAGTGTCGGCGTAACGAGTTGGGGTAAAAACGAGGTGAGAGGTCGCGGTTCTGAGCCTTCTTCTTCCGTTGTCCCCTCGCCTCATGTAGTTACCGTTCTCTTCTTGTCGgatctttctcttcttcctctATCTGACAAATGGATGAGATAAATTGCACTCTTGGCACTCTTGACTTTTAAACTCACTAGGCGGATCTGTCCAACTATACTTACTTTTAAATGTCTTCCCTGACTGGGATTTCAGCGGTGCCGACGACGATTGCCGACGCTTGTCGGCGACGTCGCACTGACGACGCGGGTAATGACGCGACGTCTCACGGATTAAGCCGTTCGAGGCTTACGAGCCGGTGATTACATGACGCCTGCGCGATCATCGGATGGGCAATTACATCTCCGTAAACGACCGCCGTTGCCTGTAAACTCGTCGATTTGCCGCGGTCATATGATGCGAAATGTTCTCTCGTACCGAAGATCAGGGATCAGTACGAAGATCAGGGATTACACAGAGACCTGACAGACATGATATAATTACTTATACGCGATTAGACGATAAAGCagtaaagcaataaaaattccATGAAAAGGACAAATGTCtactttaaaaagtttttttatcataaaatcaataaattgatttatcttaATACTTATCTTCAGATTTATCGAATACTAAagtacgtattattttataatataacgcACATACGATCATATCCTTTTGATGAGTAATCTGAAGAAAGGTTACACATATAagaataagtataaaataaataattataatataataaaataaaaataattaagttataatacaataaaaaaataaatgagaaataagtTGCATTACAACATAAAGATTTAAGatccataattttaatattatttaacatctcTTTACTACATTTAGAGAATAATGATAATCTACGTGCATACTAAGGTGCTcatgttacaaaatatatgcGAAATGAGAAAGTTTGCGCGCGACAAGACAATTTCATCTGACGATTATCAATTCGCGACACGTTGCCGTGACGTGACGGACGCTTAAAGAACGCCATTGTTCTGTGCGGTTGGTCCACGAGCGAGCTAGGATTTAATAATGTTGAGAAGCAGACTAGACGTTGTGCACACATCGGGATTGGTACACACAGCTTTCGGACGTCTTCAATATCTAAGCAGCTCAGGGGTAGTATTGTCTAGGGCAAGGACGCCATCCCGTATGCTTTACTTTATGACTGTCTTGACCGATGACGTCGATGACAAGCATTATGCAATGAATAATGTCTCTTGCTGGTGGCTATGCGCCCGCAAAGAAAGTACGTCTTGCAGACAGATGCGTTCCGTCATTTGTGGGGAACTCAATCGCAAAAATTTGTCTTTGATGTATTTCTCTTATGGCATTCTTGTAAtccatcaatattaaaattttgtaaaattctctAACTCCGTGGTAACTTTgttactttctctctctaatcCATAATACACTTGaaattaatgtatttcaaaatttcgaGGATACTTTGGagaatatatataagaaaatagtaCTGTTCTCCAGCGATCAGTTTTGGTAAAATGTCATGGTTTTTCGATTTAACCGGAAGttttaactattataatttaaaaacatgacTTAACGAAATTTGACGAAAAAAAATGAGGAAGTGAGACGGATGGACAAGGAATGCTCATGTCTTCGTCATCCTCGGCGCCATGGCATCCAAGAGTCGGCCAGGCAAACGAGTACGAGTCCTATTCCAATTCCAGCAAGTTAATTGGAATTGTTTGCTGCAGACACCGCGAGCCGCTTGCCCTCGCGCCCTTCTGAATCCTATACCTCGAGCAGCACTTTCCTTTGTCCCTCCCCTCTGCTGCTATCGTAGCTTCAGCATGAAACTCACACCGGAGCGGCATCGTCGCGTTCATACAGTCCCTGACATCCTGAGAGGAATTAATTTCTACCATCCATGAACCCGGTACTCGCTAAAAGCGTCCCGTTAAATGCTTGCCGTCGTTCTTTTGAGATAGCCAAACGATCTTATCAGAAGAACGCGTAACATCTTTACCATTTCTATGATAAAACCTGTTTAATTATTGCAAGGTTGGAGGCTGAGCGGCTATTAAACCTATTAAAATTAGTAGGtacttttaagtttttataataaatgaaaacagCTATTATTATgcaaatgatataaattataaatgcattGTATAATCTATTTATTTGTTGATGGTTATTgacgattaaaattattaatgtaaatataggACTTATGATaggattttattgataaaattatgaaCCTGTTTTCCAAACAAGATAAttcatgtatatatttaaagaaacttttcgaatattttattattacatttcgattataatagttttaattttttcatttcttataaaaGCTATCGCATTTATTTGCTGAAATCTGACGATGAATTATTCGTTCGTATTAGGCAAATGACGCGAATCATTTAAATGGCTCTGAGTGTGCGAAAGAGGATAGCAATGAATTCTGCATATCGCCGTTTTTGCattttctattttgaaattCCGCTGGCATAATCTCATTCATCAATAAATATAAGATCAGCATAGAGCAATAAAAGAAATCGAGTTTTCCTTTcatatcatattaataaaatatatacatactttattTATGACAAACGgatgattttctaaaataattttaaatttttgcaactAATATCAATACTATCAAtgcaattttaagtttttaaaaatgattattatatctCGCAAACTTCTAcgtttatcatattttaatcgGTTtgaatattcttatttaaataaaaaaatcagataaaaCCTTTGTACTATGAAGATATGATCACAAGAATGATGTTCTTGATAACATCATCATGTTCTTGATAACATTACTTACACaaatatattgttttctatGAATCACCTTGTTTTTCAATCTTCAATGCTATTATATCACGTTAGTTACGTAAAAGCTGATAACTTTTACACgatttaatttgattgattATATAAAGAACAaaacacatacatatgtatataaaatcaaagataaatgatttgtgtaatttaatatatacatattatgtaaattaataaaaaagttgattaaaagaTGTTAAGtcgataaaatatgaaataattttctgttGCCATTGTCCTCCTTTCTCTTTTACTacagacatttatttttatttaaaagctaaAAAAGAGAAGGAAGTAAATAAGagttgtttattattataatatttgaatttattattaattataatacgaagaaataattaataaattagtaacTTTTATGTTCCGTTATTACATTAGCATGTAACTTATTTAGATAACTTGCAAGTTGCCATTATTCAGAATATGatcaatattgattatatttggGTTCTATATTAGcctcaaaatatttgattttaagacCAATTATTCTAACATTAAGATTTGATAATCCTTCCATATCCCATCCCTTTTCTTTGGTCTTCGTGATAAACTCCTTATACGTCTTATGAGAAATTAGATCATTGATAATCTCCTTTATTTCCTCGGATGTAATCATTGCGATGAATTCAACAAAGGTTTTAGAAGTCCGCATCTTCTCTTTATAAAGAGCGTCAATTTCGTTCAAAGGTAATAAATCATAAAGATCCTTGAGCATTCCTTGCATTCCATCACCGATTTTTTGCGGCGTAATTAAAGACTTTAAAAAGCTCTCTACCTTGGGTGGTACATATTCTCCCATACCGATGACATGATGCAGTTCCTGGATAGATTGAATAACAGGGAGTCCAGCCTTTTCTAAATACAACACAAGTGTTTGATGTTCCTTAAGAGCTTCGAGAGTACGCAGCAGGTTGTGGAATTCAGTTGTGAACATAAATCGGACAGCGTTTTGTACTTTTTCGTCTTCATTTATATACTGAATTATGGTCATAAGATACTTTTCCATCGGAATAAGTTTGACGAAATCCGCTAGTTCTTGCACTACTGTTTTAGAAGGAGATTTTGGTACATTGATGCCGAAAGCAATGTACAAGATATCTCCCACAATTTTTACATTCACTGAACTGGCCTCAAGACGACTTACGATGTACTGGACGGCCTTAATTTCGCAAACCTTATTAACGATTTGTTGAAAATTGTCAGATTTAAGTTGATTAATGAAGTTGCCAAAGGCTTCAGAAGTTTTTAGTTTATCTACGTATATGCTCATGAAGACATCATAATCGATGTGTTTCTTGATGTCTTTGAACAATCCGCGGAGTCCACCGGTTCTCTCCTTTACAGAATATACTTGAAAACCAGACGGTACAAGTTTCTTGATATTAAGTGATTTATTAATCATATTGACAATATGATTGACATTGATGCCTTCCTTCTGCAGGTAATTAAGAAACTGGCTCACTTCGGGAATGGCTTGACAACCTTCTATCACGTCTTTGATTAGAGTACTTTTTGGATTTGTAAGTTCTTCTATGAAATCTTGTACTTCCTGATCATATAAGATATAATCCACAACGATATCGATAATATCTTCCATAGGGACTAAATCTAGAATATCTTGAAGATCTTCATGAAGAGGACCTTTGCCAAAGTCCGGGAACTGGTGAGCTTGTCCCAGACCGATAACGGCCAAAATGGCAAATAGTCCTAGTGTGAATTTCAtctgtaaattaatattatatgtattagaaCATAtcgtttaatatgtataaatatggtGTAATGGAAAGTGTTATTTTCAGAAGTAAATCGGTACTTTCcataatgaataatttacagaaaataattgACGTATACAAATTGCAATTATGTGTATATCAATTAAGATGAAtaaggtaaataataattatctattttgttattacttcattttatatataaatatgtcaattacaatttttgtaaattagcaagaaaattagaagaaaaatatataatgtaaaataatgattttcttCCTTAtaaatttcttcctttttattctttctatttagtttaactagaaaattttttttaataaatattaatttgaaagtTACAATATGAGAAAAGTACAGTACAAatatacaaagataaaattagaaACACAAAAGCATGTAATCCGTTAatgatacaattaattaaaaatgaaatttatataggGAAGAGTGGAGTAAAATGAatctatttgtaatttttgctcTCTATAAAGTACAAACGAAATCTGATCGTTAAACTGAAGGTACTgttgaaaagataattaaattttctttcaattttttgctgAAACCATTCTGATGTATCTCTTATTTGCTTTGAACTATAACAAAACGTATAAATACGCTGTTTTCGACTATTGTTCTAAATCAGgcttctttatttatattggtatgttaattttgttttttcaaaattttaatgtatttttttagtattgaataaaaacaagCAACAGtcacaaaaatgtaaattttattaagaaaaaaaaattgatgaaaattcaagtaatacgatttgaaattaattaataaattcaatttattccGAGTCTGACGATGTAATAGTTcactaaaatatttctaaaactaGATCTGTTCAGCCGATCGTTAGTGCTACGACAAGATTACGATTTTGATGTAAttagagtttttttttctcttttttcttaatcagaaaattaaattagtcAATCGGCGATGTAGGCAATCATCCAAAAGCAAGAGATCCGATTTGGACGCAAgcactttcgaactttgaaacaaatttcaaaaataaatcacaaaaaCACTCACAAGACGCGTGATATTTTCGAATTCTACACTTTttgattatcttaaatcaattacctttgaaagtttacattttttaaacaatgattaacaaagattttctttttttgacaaaattttttgcatgatgactgaaaatatatattcacgTCTATTCTGTGAATGttataacaaagaatttttaaactGCTGTCCTACGTTTGATTTCTTATAAATGACTCATTATAAATAGTAGACGAGTCTGCTAAaccgtatttatttaaatacaaacgATCCTATTTGAAAAAAGGTCCGATTTGTCCCACTCTCCcctataattatgtttttattcctaattgaaatttaaatataaattaaaaatgaatgaatgaataaactAAGGTAATAAtttgtgtgtatgcgtgtgtatgATGTATGTCTATATATGCGATTTGTTAAAACTATCAATTTAAGACACATATGAAGAAATATTCTTTACTTACCATGGCAGCTATAGATACGTACTAGTAGCCGTTATTAAGTatcgtatatttatatactggTAATATCAAATTTCACCGGAAAAGATTAAAACACTTGATAAGAAGAATGCTCAAAGAAAGCGATCAGATTAAGATACAGATTTATGTGAAATTTTAGGTTATTTGATAAGCAAACACAGATATAACAtacaacattatataataaatacgtaaatatacACCTT encodes:
- the LOC105201870 gene encoding uncharacterized protein LOC105201870, which produces MMKFTLGLFAILAVIGLGQAHQFPDFGKGPLHEDLQDILDLVPMEDIIDIVVDYILYDQEVQDFIEELTNPKSTLIKDVIEGCQAIPEVSQFLNYLQKEGINVNHIVNMINKSLNIKKLVPSGFQVYSVKERTGGLRGLFKDIKKHIDYDVFMSIYVDKLKTSEAFGNFINQLKSDNFQQIVNKVCEIKAVQYIVSRLEASSVNVKIVGDILYIAFGINVPKSPSKTVVQELADFVKLIPMEKYLMTIIQYINEDEKVQNAVRFMFTTEFHNLLRTLEALKEHQTLVLYLEKAGLPVIQSIQELHHVIGMGEYVPPKVESFLKSLITPQKIGDGMQGMLKDLYDLLPLNEIDALYKEKMRTSKTFVEFIAMITSEEIKEIINDLISHKTYKEFITKTKEKGWDMEGLSNLNVRIIGLKIKYFEANIEPKYNQY